CGCTGCGCTTCATCCCAGTCTTGCCAGATGCCGTACTTCAACATGGTCTCTATCCCGGCGAGGTAGGCTCTCAGATTGACCCCCAGGAGGGGAATACCGGCGACATTAATAATGAGGTCGGCGTTGAGTACCAGCCCCTTCTCCAGCACCCTGTCGAGAAGGTCCACCAGTGTGGCATGAGTGTCCCGGGTAGGCTGCATTTCATTCTCCTTTAACG
The nucleotide sequence above comes from Chloroflexota bacterium. Encoded proteins:
- a CDS encoding gas vesicle protein → MQPTRDTHATLVDLLDRVLEKGLVLNADLIINVAGIPLLGVNLRAYLAGIETMLKYGIWQDWDEAQRAIAARERKQKREEEQTNAPGLEPERYLLSSLDSKIAEKYSSKEEVKI